The Gemmatimonas sp. region GTTGCTCCAGCTGGACCACGCGGCGGTGGCGGCCCTGCACGCCGAGGGGTTCGAGATCGCCGTGGAGACCAACGGCACCCAGTCGCCGCCGCAGGGGCTGGACTGGATCTGCGTAAGCCCCAAGGCCCAAGCCCCGCTCGTGCTGACCTCCGGCGATGAGCTCAAACTGGTGTACCCGCAACCCACGGCCATGCCGGAGCGCTTTGCGGGGCTCGCCTTCCGTCACTTCCTGCTGCAGCCGATGGACGGACCGCAGGCGGCCGAGAACACGGCCGCGGCCTTGGCCTACTGCCTGGCGCACCCGCAGTGGCGGCTGTCGGTGCAGA contains the following coding sequences:
- the queE gene encoding 7-carboxy-7-deazaguanine synthase, with the protein product MAYTVRECFYTLQGEGVQAGRAAVFCRFSGCNLWTGREADRATAVCTFCDTDFVGVGPDGGKFTTATELATFVKSRWPADAPASVRPFVVCTGGEPLLQLDHAAVAALHAEGFEIAVETNGTQSPPQGLDWICVSPKAQAPLVLTSGDELKLVYPQPTAMPERFAGLAFRHFLLQPMDGPQAAENTAAALAYCLAHPQWRLSVQTHKALGIR